In the Bernardetia sp. genome, one interval contains:
- a CDS encoding NAD(P)H-hydrate dehydratase — protein sequence MKILSAQQMKKADKATIENEPISSLDLMERASKKAFYWIQNYFGQHLINTEFHIFCGIGNNGGDGLVLARLLSNFAFQINVYVVAFSDKRSDDFKANFERIQEISNIKIVEIKAEEDLNKISISENDWLIDAIFGYGLNRVPEGIAGKAIQFINKNSNQNVISIDIPSGLFADKNQSKRQYFDKSLTIKATHTLTFQAPKFSFFFDEYSGFVGNFEVLDIGLDKNFIEKLDTQNYWLTTHKIKQIYKPRTRTGHKGTFGHALLVVGSYGKIGAAQLSAKAALRTGVGLLSIRTPKCGVEILQTAIPEAMVLVDNFDKKNKKGKKENKYFLSAFSDDLLEKTQDYKTIGIGCGIGTEQKTQDMFLHLLKTIDYPIVIDADALNILAQNRNYENTKDDWLDFVPKNSILTPHPKEFERLFGKTKTVEERHRLLRNLAKEYELCILLKGSFSALALPNGDMYHSSFGDIGMATGGSGDVLTGILTSLLAQGYTSEESLLFGVFLHGKAGELAAKNKSSESMLPSDLIEELGNVFKMLS from the coding sequence ATGAAAATCCTATCAGCACAGCAAATGAAAAAAGCCGATAAGGCTACTATTGAAAATGAACCTATTTCTTCTTTAGATTTAATGGAAAGAGCTTCAAAAAAAGCATTTTATTGGATTCAAAATTATTTTGGACAGCATTTAATCAATACAGAATTTCATATTTTCTGTGGCATTGGAAATAACGGTGGCGATGGACTTGTACTTGCTAGACTTCTCTCAAACTTTGCTTTTCAAATAAATGTATATGTAGTAGCTTTTTCAGATAAACGAAGTGATGATTTTAAAGCTAACTTTGAAAGGATACAAGAAATTTCGAATATCAAAATTGTAGAAATCAAAGCAGAAGAGGATTTGAATAAGATTTCCATTTCTGAAAATGACTGGCTCATTGATGCTATTTTTGGATATGGTTTGAATAGAGTTCCAGAAGGAATTGCAGGGAAAGCGATTCAGTTTATTAATAAAAACTCAAATCAGAACGTAATTTCGATAGATATTCCATCTGGGCTTTTTGCAGACAAAAACCAAAGTAAAAGACAATATTTTGATAAAAGCTTAACTATAAAAGCAACACATACACTTACTTTTCAAGCTCCAAAATTTTCGTTTTTCTTTGACGAATACAGTGGGTTTGTAGGTAACTTTGAAGTGTTGGACATTGGACTAGATAAAAATTTTATTGAAAAATTAGACACTCAAAACTACTGGCTTACCACACACAAAATAAAACAAATCTACAAACCACGCACACGAACAGGACACAAAGGAACATTCGGACATGCACTCTTGGTAGTGGGAAGTTATGGAAAAATAGGTGCAGCACAGCTTTCAGCAAAAGCAGCTCTTCGAACTGGAGTAGGACTTTTATCTATCAGAACGCCGAAGTGTGGAGTAGAAATCCTTCAAACAGCTATTCCAGAAGCAATGGTTTTGGTAGATAATTTTGACAAAAAAAATAAGAAGGGTAAAAAAGAAAACAAATATTTTTTATCTGCCTTTTCTGATGATTTATTAGAAAAAACACAAGATTACAAAACTATTGGAATCGGTTGTGGAATAGGAACAGAACAAAAAACACAAGATATGTTTTTACACCTTCTAAAAACCATTGATTATCCTATTGTGATTGATGCTGATGCACTCAATATTTTAGCACAAAACAGAAATTACGAAAATACAAAAGATGATTGGTTAGATTTTGTTCCCAAAAATTCTATTCTTACACCTCACCCAAAAGAATTTGAACGTCTGTTTGGAAAAACCAAAACTGTAGAGGAAAGACACCGACTTTTAAGAAATTTAGCAAAAGAATATGAGCTTTGTATTTTGCTCAAAGGTAGCTTTTCAGCTTTAGCTCTACCTAATGGAGATATGTATCATAGTTCTTTTGGTGATATTGGAATGGCGACAGGTGGAAGTGGTGATGTCTTGACAGGCATACTTACTTCACTTTTGGCACAAGGCTACACGTCAGAAGAAAGCCTGCTATTCGGTGTATTTTTACACGGAAAAGCAGGCGAACTAGCAGCCAAAAACAAATCTAGTGAATCAATGCTGCCTTCTGATTTGATTGAAGAGTTGGGGAATGTTTTTAAGATGCTCTCATAG
- a CDS encoding B12-binding domain-containing radical SAM protein, which translates to MKIDIIVAYIQRYEFGHEKDFVPPITGIHLAAITPKEHEVRVIHQQVEPINFDSDADLIAVSFFSGFANSAYHIANEYKKRGKIVIGGGPHVTYNETESLQYFDAIVTGEAEDVWSSVLEDAQNGTLKGVYTGIPCDMKNLPTPRYDLLPNKFFIKKVLQATRGCPFSCSFCTVPSLNPGFRLRPIEDVIRDASYDNFPYWWQRKVVWFWDDNLTIRRNYIKPLLKEMIPLKKWWLTQASMDIAKDAELLDLMKESGCIGVFLGIESFGKESLKDANKRQNKIENYKKAVTEIRKRGIAVMAGFIAGFDNDDYEAVVDMSDKLMEIGIDVPFLSIMTPFQGTSLQEKLVKEDRILKERGWNYYNGYNVAFEPQNMTATELLQAHRELWKRSFGLKNSIKRILRSFRLRRGAFLMVFFMNTFYCLKKLRKNYPIDMSKRKEIKVNPVFEKEQTLSKTS; encoded by the coding sequence ATGAAAATTGACATCATTGTAGCCTACATTCAAAGGTATGAATTTGGGCATGAAAAAGATTTTGTTCCTCCCATTACAGGTATTCATTTGGCAGCTATCACTCCAAAGGAACACGAGGTCAGAGTTATTCATCAGCAAGTAGAACCCATTAATTTTGATTCGGATGCTGACCTTATTGCTGTTTCTTTTTTTAGTGGTTTTGCCAATTCTGCCTATCATATTGCTAACGAATATAAAAAACGAGGTAAAATCGTGATTGGAGGGGGACCTCATGTAACCTACAATGAAACCGAGTCATTACAGTATTTTGATGCTATCGTAACTGGAGAAGCCGAAGATGTTTGGTCGTCTGTTTTGGAGGATGCACAAAATGGCACACTAAAAGGAGTTTATACAGGCATTCCCTGTGATATGAAAAATTTGCCAACGCCTAGATATGATTTATTACCCAATAAGTTTTTTATCAAAAAAGTCTTGCAAGCTACTAGAGGTTGTCCGTTTTCTTGTTCGTTTTGTACTGTTCCTTCACTAAATCCTGGGTTTAGGCTGCGTCCGATTGAAGATGTGATTAGAGATGCCTCGTATGATAATTTTCCGTATTGGTGGCAACGAAAAGTAGTTTGGTTTTGGGATGATAATCTTACAATTAGAAGAAATTACATTAAACCTTTGCTCAAAGAAATGATACCACTGAAAAAATGGTGGCTCACACAGGCAAGTATGGATATTGCCAAAGACGCTGAGCTTTTGGATTTGATGAAAGAATCAGGATGTATTGGTGTATTTTTGGGTATTGAATCGTTCGGAAAAGAATCATTGAAGGATGCCAATAAAAGACAAAATAAGATTGAAAATTATAAAAAAGCAGTAACTGAAATTAGAAAAAGAGGGATTGCTGTAATGGCAGGTTTTATCGCAGGTTTTGATAATGATGATTATGAGGCTGTAGTTGATATGTCGGACAAACTGATGGAAATAGGAATTGATGTTCCTTTTTTGAGTATCATGACTCCCTTTCAAGGAACAAGTTTACAAGAAAAATTAGTAAAAGAAGATAGAATTTTAAAGGAAAGAGGCTGGAATTATTACAACGGATACAATGTAGCTTTTGAGCCTCAAAACATGACAGCTACAGAACTTTTACAAGCACATAGAGAATTATGGAAAAGAAGTTTTGGACTCAAGAACTCTATTAAGCGCATACTCAGAAGTTTTAGATTGAGAAGAGGTGCATTTTTGATGGTTTTCTTTATGAATACATTTTATTGTTTAAAGAAATTAAGAAAAAATTATCCTATCGATATGTCGAAGAGAAAGGAAATAAAAGTAAATCCAGTTTTTGAAAAAGAACAAACTTTAAGTAAAACTTCATAA
- a CDS encoding GNAT family N-acetyltransferase: MKINNLNKINFDELIECFLLSFENYFVKMPTDAEYYKRRWQTAKVDYRLSYGMFDNNKLVGFIIHAIDKRDGKLVAYNTGTGVIPSHRGQKIVHSIYEYAISDLRKNGVEKCILEVITENTKAIKAYQTVGFEITKCYKCFAGETNFENQIIDKTKTHIKKVNYSDINWLEMPNQNNYSWDNHFKTIKNGDYDYYQIWNEKNLESFFIINPKNGYIAQFDILIDEETYKNLAYQRLFSAIKKISPFIKVNNIDTKFEDKINFLSSMGIKNNIDQYEMEMNLY, translated from the coding sequence ATGAAAATCAATAATTTAAACAAAATTAATTTTGACGAATTGATAGAATGCTTTTTACTTTCTTTTGAAAATTATTTTGTCAAAATGCCTACAGATGCAGAATATTACAAGCGACGATGGCAAACGGCAAAAGTAGATTATCGCCTTTCTTATGGAATGTTTGATAATAATAAATTAGTTGGTTTTATAATTCACGCCATTGACAAACGAGATGGAAAGTTAGTTGCTTATAATACAGGAACAGGTGTAATTCCTTCTCATAGAGGACAAAAAATAGTACATTCTATTTATGAATATGCTATTTCTGATTTAAGAAAAAATGGAGTAGAAAAATGTATTTTGGAAGTCATCACAGAAAATACAAAAGCCATAAAAGCCTACCAAACTGTTGGTTTTGAAATAACAAAATGCTACAAATGCTTTGCAGGAGAAACAAACTTTGAAAATCAAATAATAGATAAAACCAAAACACATATTAAGAAAGTAAATTATTCGGATATAAACTGGTTAGAAATGCCGAATCAAAATAACTATTCTTGGGACAATCATTTCAAAACTATCAAGAACGGAGACTATGACTATTATCAAATTTGGAATGAGAAAAATTTAGAATCTTTTTTTATTATCAACCCTAAAAATGGGTATATCGCACAATTTGATATTTTAATAGATGAAGAAACATATAAAAATCTAGCCTATCAAAGGCTATTTTCTGCCATAAAGAAAATTTCGCCCTTCATCAAGGTCAATAATATTGACACAAAATTTGAAGACAAAATTAACTTTCTTAGTTCAATGGGCATTAAGAATAACATAGACCAATATGAAATGGAAATGAATTTATATTAA
- a CDS encoding flavin monoamine oxidase family protein has protein sequence MENSSLKIKNKKQIIVVGAGAAGLYAASLLMEEGYEVTLLEASDRTGGRVWTKTDRFPYKLEMGAEFVHGKGTLWHKMAKKADKLHKEGGSSFLWRDELFSHRKIKKLQDAKQYFADYEEFYDAHHNYEGEDISLKSFLEQHEITPTRQPDAYRWYEAFAGAMGTSLENIGMKALAVEAYRWEAGEQNYRMCIGFESLLDEWKEKTKPILQLNKPVVMVRSFAEGVEIITKDFQNYRADAALITVPLTQLKQNKITFLPELPPKKQEAIDKIGMDSYAIKFFLNFSENFWQKKYNDGIATEYLVGMEAASEYWETVPYIKNASTFGLTAFIMGDKAKYYTENGFSKGQILEKLIDELDKHFDGNASATILDFEYLDWAKVEYIEGAYSYPSVGSHKLRKHLARPVEDKIFFAGEATHYNGHFATVHGALETAERALEEIMEAMKIS, from the coding sequence ATGGAAAACTCATCCTTAAAAATCAAAAATAAGAAGCAAATTATTGTAGTTGGAGCTGGGGCAGCAGGCTTGTATGCTGCCAGTCTGCTAATGGAAGAAGGATATGAAGTAACTTTATTAGAAGCTTCTGACAGAACAGGGGGAAGAGTATGGACAAAAACAGACCGTTTTCCTTATAAACTAGAAATGGGAGCAGAATTTGTACACGGAAAGGGAACTCTTTGGCATAAAATGGCAAAAAAAGCTGATAAACTCCATAAAGAAGGAGGCTCTTCTTTTCTTTGGAGAGATGAACTTTTTTCTCATAGAAAAATCAAAAAACTACAAGATGCCAAACAATATTTTGCAGACTACGAAGAATTTTATGATGCACACCATAACTACGAAGGAGAAGATATTTCTCTCAAATCTTTTTTAGAACAGCACGAAATTACACCTACACGTCAGCCAGATGCCTATCGTTGGTATGAAGCCTTTGCTGGTGCAATGGGAACGAGTTTGGAAAATATTGGAATGAAAGCTCTTGCTGTTGAAGCCTACCGATGGGAAGCAGGAGAACAAAATTATAGAATGTGTATAGGTTTTGAAAGTCTTTTGGATGAGTGGAAGGAAAAAACAAAACCAATTTTGCAACTCAATAAACCTGTTGTGATGGTGCGTTCGTTTGCAGAAGGAGTAGAAATCATTACCAAAGATTTTCAAAATTATAGAGCCGATGCAGCACTCATAACTGTTCCCCTTACACAACTCAAACAAAATAAAATTACCTTCCTGCCAGAACTACCACCTAAAAAACAAGAAGCTATTGATAAAATAGGAATGGATAGTTACGCCATCAAGTTTTTTCTCAATTTTTCTGAAAATTTTTGGCAAAAAAAATACAACGATGGCATAGCAACTGAGTATTTGGTAGGAATGGAAGCTGCTAGTGAATATTGGGAAACAGTTCCCTACATAAAAAATGCTTCAACGTTTGGACTGACAGCATTTATTATGGGAGATAAAGCCAAATATTATACAGAAAATGGCTTTTCAAAAGGGCAAATTTTAGAAAAACTCATTGACGAGCTAGACAAACATTTTGATGGCAATGCTTCGGCTACCATTTTAGATTTTGAATATTTGGATTGGGCAAAAGTAGAATATATTGAAGGAGCATACTCGTATCCATCAGTAGGTTCACACAAACTTCGTAAACACTTGGCTCGTCCTGTAGAAGATAAAATATTTTTTGCAGGAGAAGCCACCCATTACAACGGACATTTTGCCACTGTTCATGGCGCACTAGAAACAGCTGAGAGAGCCTTAGAGGAGATTATGGAAGCAATGAAAATAAGTTAA
- a CDS encoding carboxy terminal-processing peptidase, translated as MKTSLKNIYSDTTDVSALERAKVSIHTKLKSAFRFGYLGAFALLTLSSCGQSQKTAEAEELDSSQVPIEMVAQNVALQYPSLTTLDNPDEDSEEKNRFLLTLLVQALTQQHYQPLALDDDFAGKTFDLFLTRMDNNKRYFTKDDFKKIEAQKNQIDEQAMQGDYTFFNTAYEIFEERLKESEEISKEVLSQPFDFSKNESIELDGDKTNYAADKAEQKDRWRKLLKYQVMVRLDDLLLAEEKKAKEEEGYTAKSVEELEKDARERVQKNQDEFFKRMYRLKKKDWRNLYLNSITSAYDPHTEYYPPKDKENFDIQFSGQFEGIGATLQEREGEIKVMAIVPGSASWKQGELKEGDIIQKVAQGDEEPVSIIDMPLDDAVQLIRGKKGSEVRLTVKKVDGTTKIIPIIRDVVILAETYAKSAVLEPQKGKKIGYIKLPSFYADFRNQNGRNSSSDMKEELEKLNDENVEGLILDLRNNGGGSLADVIKIVGHFIETGPVVQVKQRGSLPQVYSDNDKEVVFDKPLIVLVNEFSASASEIFAAAVQDYNRGIVVGSPTFGKGSVQNFMDLDRVLGNDYDNIKPLGALKLTIQKYYRINGGATQLKGVVPDITLPDMYSYIDFGEEQEPYALKWDEIREARYKEWNPSYKLSKVQEDTKKRVSKDGIFSSIDENAKRLKKRRDETLYSLNLEEYRTLQRQLEEESKKYENLAKADETLKIFAVKKDLKEIESDTVKQASFDKFEKELKKDIHLQEAIRIMNQVQ; from the coding sequence ATGAAAACATCTCTAAAAAACATATATTCAGATACAACTGATGTATCTGCTCTAGAAAGAGCTAAGGTATCTATCCATACTAAGCTAAAGTCTGCTTTCAGATTTGGCTACTTAGGAGCTTTTGCCCTTCTTACGCTCTCTTCTTGTGGTCAGAGCCAAAAAACAGCCGAAGCAGAAGAACTAGACTCTAGTCAAGTTCCGATAGAAATGGTTGCTCAAAATGTTGCTCTCCAATATCCTAGCCTTACCACATTAGATAATCCAGATGAAGATAGTGAAGAGAAAAACCGTTTCTTGCTTACTCTTTTAGTGCAGGCTCTCACACAACAGCACTATCAACCACTTGCTTTAGACGATGATTTTGCAGGAAAGACATTCGATTTGTTCTTGACAAGAATGGATAATAATAAGCGTTATTTTACTAAAGATGATTTTAAAAAAATAGAAGCTCAAAAAAATCAGATTGATGAGCAAGCTATGCAAGGCGATTATACATTTTTCAATACAGCTTATGAAATTTTTGAAGAAAGGCTAAAGGAATCAGAAGAAATCAGTAAAGAAGTTTTATCACAACCATTTGACTTTTCTAAAAACGAATCTATCGAATTAGATGGAGACAAAACAAATTACGCAGCAGATAAAGCAGAGCAAAAAGATAGATGGCGAAAACTCTTGAAATATCAAGTGATGGTTCGCTTAGATGACTTACTGTTGGCAGAAGAGAAAAAAGCAAAAGAAGAAGAAGGTTATACAGCTAAATCAGTTGAAGAGCTAGAAAAAGATGCTCGTGAGCGTGTACAGAAAAACCAAGATGAGTTTTTTAAGCGTATGTATCGTTTAAAGAAAAAAGATTGGAGAAATCTTTACTTAAATAGCATTACAAGTGCTTATGACCCACACACAGAATATTATCCACCAAAAGACAAAGAAAACTTCGATATTCAGTTTTCTGGTCAGTTTGAAGGCATTGGAGCAACTTTGCAGGAGCGTGAGGGCGAAATTAAAGTAATGGCAATCGTTCCGGGGAGTGCATCTTGGAAGCAAGGCGAGCTCAAAGAAGGCGATATTATTCAAAAGGTAGCGCAGGGAGATGAAGAGCCTGTTTCTATTATAGATATGCCTTTAGATGATGCTGTTCAGCTTATTCGTGGAAAAAAAGGTTCAGAAGTACGCCTAACCGTTAAGAAAGTAGATGGCACAACCAAGATAATTCCGATTATTCGTGATGTCGTTATTTTGGCAGAAACGTATGCAAAATCGGCTGTTTTAGAACCACAGAAAGGAAAGAAAATTGGTTATATCAAACTTCCTTCTTTCTATGCTGATTTTAGAAATCAGAACGGACGCAACTCTTCTAGTGATATGAAAGAAGAATTGGAAAAGCTCAATGATGAAAATGTAGAAGGTCTGATTTTAGATTTGAGAAACAATGGTGGTGGCTCGCTTGCTGACGTTATCAAAATTGTAGGACACTTTATTGAAACAGGGCCTGTGGTGCAGGTCAAGCAAAGAGGAAGCCTCCCACAAGTTTATTCAGATAATGACAAAGAAGTAGTTTTTGATAAGCCTTTGATTGTTTTGGTCAATGAATTTAGTGCATCGGCTTCTGAAATATTTGCTGCTGCTGTTCAAGACTATAATCGTGGTATCGTGGTGGGTAGTCCAACATTTGGTAAAGGTTCAGTTCAGAATTTTATGGATTTAGACCGAGTTTTGGGTAACGACTATGACAATATTAAGCCTTTGGGAGCTTTAAAACTTACCATTCAGAAATACTATCGTATTAATGGAGGTGCAACACAGCTTAAAGGAGTTGTTCCAGATATTACTCTTCCAGATATGTATTCGTATATAGACTTTGGTGAGGAGCAAGAACCTTATGCGCTAAAGTGGGACGAAATTAGAGAAGCTCGTTACAAAGAATGGAATCCGTCTTATAAACTGTCAAAAGTACAAGAAGACACAAAGAAGCGAGTTTCTAAGGATGGTATTTTTTCTTCTATTGATGAGAATGCCAAGCGTCTGAAAAAGCGTAGAGATGAAACACTTTATTCTCTAAACTTAGAAGAATACAGAACTCTACAGCGTCAGTTGGAAGAAGAATCTAAAAAATACGAAAACTTAGCTAAAGCAGACGAAACGCTCAAAATCTTTGCTGTCAAGAAAGATTTAAAAGAAATCGAATCTGATACTGTAAAGCAAGCAAGTTTTGATAAGTTTGAAAAAGAACTCAAAAAAGACATTCACTTGCAAGAGGCAATTCGTATTATGAACCAAGTGCAATAA
- a CDS encoding fatty acid desaturase, producing MNQKGTYIGITVITLWLLSLSFLLAFYEINWYNPLTYLFFLIQTHLYTGVFITAHDAMHHTVSKNSKVNHTIGTIATGLFAFNYYPRLLKKHHEHHRFVATDKDPDFHHGNFWIWYFNFAKNYITVWQILLMAITYNVLKLIFPIENVIFYWMIPSVVSTFQLFYFGTYLPHRHAPNNKHHSRSQKKNHIWAFISCYFFGYHYEHHDSPSTPWWKLYQKKEKNVY from the coding sequence ATGAATCAAAAGGGAACATATATCGGCATTACAGTTATTACACTTTGGCTTCTTAGTCTTAGCTTTTTACTTGCATTTTATGAAATAAACTGGTACAATCCTCTGACTTATCTGTTTTTTCTTATCCAAACTCATCTTTATACAGGTGTTTTCATCACAGCACACGATGCAATGCACCATACAGTTTCGAAAAACTCTAAAGTAAATCATACTATCGGAACGATTGCAACAGGACTTTTTGCCTTCAACTATTACCCAAGACTTCTCAAAAAACACCACGAACATCATCGTTTTGTAGCCACAGACAAAGACCCAGACTTTCATCATGGCAACTTTTGGATTTGGTATTTCAATTTTGCTAAAAACTACATTACTGTTTGGCAAATCCTGTTGATGGCAATTACCTACAATGTTTTGAAGCTCATTTTTCCGATAGAAAATGTTATTTTTTATTGGATGATTCCGTCAGTAGTTTCTACTTTTCAGCTCTTTTATTTTGGAACATATTTACCTCACAGGCACGCTCCAAATAACAAACACCATTCAAGAAGTCAGAAAAAAAACCACATTTGGGCATTTATTTCGTGTTATTTTTTTGGCTATCATTACGAACACCACGACAGTCCCAGTACGCCTTGGTGGAAATTATATCAGAAGAAAGAAAAAAATGTTTACTAA
- a CDS encoding DUF4834 family protein — translation MLEFFIISVIILLVLYFFSGKIMQFLMKKLVKKMQKQAQQQYEAQNDIRPEGELRVETPATQKTVKGKKYNFDKVGEYVKFEEVKGS, via the coding sequence ATGTTAGAGTTCTTTATTATTTCGGTTATTATTCTTTTGGTTTTGTATTTTTTTTCTGGAAAAATAATGCAGTTCTTGATGAAGAAGCTCGTCAAGAAAATGCAAAAGCAAGCCCAACAACAATACGAAGCTCAAAACGATATTCGTCCAGAAGGAGAATTGCGTGTCGAAACGCCAGCCACACAAAAAACAGTCAAAGGAAAGAAATATAATTTTGATAAAGTAGGCGAATATGTGAAGTTTGAAGAAGTAAAGGGCAGTTAG
- a CDS encoding 3-deoxy-D-manno-octulosonic acid transferase: protein MKSLLYDASLWGYWQGIKLAAPFNEKANLFREGRRNWRAELKAKFEKIKQPVAWFHCASLGEFEQGRPLIEAFKADYPHYKILLTFFSPSGYEVRKNYEKADIITYLPIDTPSNAQFFIETTKPKIAFFVKYEFWYHIIKETHKQNIPLFSVSTIFRADQHFFKQKNNFSMKMLEGFTHFFVQNNSSKELLNKIGFQNVEVSGDTRFDRVAHIVSQRKELPIIEKFAGQHHLLVVGSSWQEDIEVIAPACKAIKENKSKDQNHFKYKAREDIVNFKLVIAPHTIAASDIQKVENAFNFLSTIRYSEINLSNKVKVQELRNADVLIIDNIGLLSSIYSYAEVAFVGGAYGKGLHNILEAATFGMPILFGNKNYQKFKEANDLLEKKGAFTVSDAKEAEKLLKNLFTDEYFREQINEITREYVIQHTGATEQIMKYIAQIID from the coding sequence ATGAAAAGCCTATTGTATGACGCTTCTCTATGGGGATATTGGCAAGGAATAAAATTAGCTGCTCCCTTCAATGAAAAAGCAAATCTATTTAGGGAAGGAAGACGAAACTGGAGAGCAGAACTAAAAGCCAAGTTTGAAAAAATAAAACAACCTGTGGCGTGGTTTCACTGTGCTTCGTTGGGAGAGTTTGAGCAGGGCAGACCCCTCATAGAAGCCTTTAAAGCAGACTATCCTCATTATAAAATTCTCTTGACATTTTTTTCTCCAAGTGGTTATGAAGTTCGCAAAAATTATGAAAAAGCAGACATAATTACCTACCTTCCAATAGACACACCCAGCAATGCCCAGTTTTTTATAGAAACTACGAAGCCCAAAATTGCTTTTTTTGTAAAATATGAATTTTGGTATCATATCATAAAAGAAACTCACAAACAAAACATTCCACTTTTTTCAGTTTCGACAATTTTTAGAGCTGACCAACATTTTTTTAAGCAGAAAAATAACTTTTCAATGAAAATGTTAGAAGGCTTTACTCATTTTTTTGTGCAAAATAATTCTTCTAAAGAGCTTTTAAATAAGATTGGTTTTCAGAATGTAGAGGTTTCTGGAGATACTCGCTTTGATAGGGTAGCACACATTGTTTCACAACGTAAAGAACTTCCTATCATAGAAAAGTTTGCAGGTCAGCATCATCTTTTGGTAGTGGGGAGTTCGTGGCAAGAAGATATTGAAGTAATTGCGCCTGCGTGTAAAGCGATAAAGGAAAATAAAAGCAAAGATCAAAATCATTTTAAATATAAAGCTAGAGAAGATATTGTAAACTTCAAATTAGTAATTGCTCCTCATACTATTGCAGCATCTGACATTCAAAAAGTAGAAAACGCTTTTAATTTCTTATCTACAATTCGGTATTCTGAAATAAATTTGAGCAACAAAGTAAAGGTTCAAGAATTACGTAATGCTGATGTTTTGATTATTGATAATATTGGACTTTTATCTTCTATTTATAGCTATGCTGAAGTAGCGTTTGTAGGAGGAGCATATGGAAAAGGGCTACATAATATTTTAGAAGCTGCTACGTTTGGAATGCCGATTCTTTTTGGAAATAAAAACTATCAAAAGTTTAAAGAAGCCAACGATTTATTAGAAAAAAAAGGAGCTTTTACGGTTTCAGATGCAAAAGAAGCAGAAAAATTACTAAAAAACCTTTTTACAGACGAGTATTTCAGAGAACAGATTAACGAAATTACGAGGGAATACGTTATTCAACACACAGGAGCAACTGAACAAATTATGAAATACATTGCGCAAATTATTGATTAA
- a CDS encoding alpha/beta fold hydrolase: MKLKLPDGLSIYYEHHFIDDSKYTLVFLNGLSQSTLSWFPIVQVLKNQFNIVLIDQIFQGQSDQKGEYRSFEQHAADVNQVLEKINAKRVVPVGISYGGAVAMRLLVNYPQNIEKAVLISTFANRTPYFDFIGTSWRRALLVGGYELMLDVMLPAVLGQEYFFSPLIPIQEIQNARLQNKISSESLMKLMDATENSTDYREKLKPVTIPVKVIHGKQDILTTPKMGQNIVDALPNAELKLLSKKGHTLNLEAIPELITEIENFLKV, from the coding sequence ATGAAATTAAAATTGCCAGACGGTCTTTCTATCTATTACGAACATCATTTTATAGATGATTCTAAATACACATTGGTTTTTCTCAACGGACTTTCACAATCTACTCTTTCTTGGTTTCCGATAGTACAAGTATTGAAAAATCAGTTTAATATAGTTCTGATAGACCAAATTTTTCAAGGACAATCTGACCAAAAAGGCGAATACAGAAGTTTTGAGCAGCACGCTGCTGATGTCAATCAAGTTTTAGAAAAAATAAATGCTAAACGAGTTGTTCCTGTCGGTATTTCATACGGTGGAGCTGTAGCGATGCGACTTTTGGTAAACTATCCTCAAAACATTGAAAAAGCTGTTTTGATTTCTACCTTTGCCAATCGTACTCCCTATTTTGATTTTATAGGAACAAGTTGGAGACGTGCGCTTTTGGTAGGAGGATATGAACTGATGCTTGATGTGATGCTTCCTGCCGTTTTGGGGCAAGAGTATTTCTTTAGTCCACTTATTCCTATTCAAGAAATTCAGAATGCACGTTTGCAAAACAAAATTAGCTCTGAGTCTCTGATGAAACTGATGGATGCGACAGAAAATAGTACAGATTATAGAGAAAAACTAAAACCTGTAACTATTCCAGTAAAAGTTATTCATGGAAAACAAGACATTTTGACAACTCCAAAAATGGGACAGAATATTGTAGATGCTTTACCGAATGCAGAACTGAAATTATTATCTAAAAAAGGACACACCCTAAATTTGGAGGCAATTCCAGAACTGATAACTGAAATTGAGAATTTTTTGAAAGTATAA